GGCCACAAGGGCGCCCGGCTCACGAGCCAGGTCAGCCTCCCGGGCCGCTACCTCGTCTACGTGCCCAACGGCTCGATGAACGGCATCAGCCGCAAGCTCCCCGACACCGAGCGCGCCCGCCTGAAGAAGACGCTCAAGGAGGTGCTGCCCGAGAACGTGGGCGTCATCGTCCGCACGGCCGCCGAGGGCGCGACCGAGGAGCAGCTGAAGCTCGACGTCGAGCGCCTCACCTCGCAGTGGGCGGAGATCAGCCGCCAGGTCGAGAAGGCGCAGGCGCCCGCGCTCCTGCACTCCGAGCCCGACCTGCTCCTGAAGATCATCCGCGACGTCTTCAACGAGGACTTCCGCGAGCTCGTCATCGACGGCGGCGACGCCCAGGAGATCATCGAGGGCTACCTGCGCGGCGTGGCTCCCGACCTCATCGACCGGGTGCAGGCGTACACCGGCGAGAAGGACTCCTTCGACCACTACCGCGTCAGCGAGCAGATCGAGAAGGCGCTCGACCGCAAGGTCTGGCTGCCCTCCGGCGGCTCGCTCGTGATCGACCGCACCGAGGCCATGACCGTGGTCGACGTCAACACGGGGAAGTTCGTCGGATCCGGCGGCAACCTCGAGGAGACCGTCACCAAGAACAACCTCGAGGCCGCGGAGGAGATCGTCCGCCAGATGCGCCTGCGCGACATCGGCGGCATCATCGTCGTCGACTTCATCGACATGGTGCTCGAGACCAACCGCGACCTCGTGCTCCGCCGCCTGGTGGAGTGCCTCAGCCGCGACCGCACCAAGCACCAGGTCGCCGAGGTCACCTCGCTCGGCCTCGTGCAGATGACGCGCAAGAAGCTCGGCCTCGGGCTCCTGGAGTCGTTCTCCGAGAACTGCGAGACGTGCGCCGGGCGGGGGATCATCATCCACCACGACCCGCTCATGGCCCACAAGCAGACGCCGCAGGAGCCCGTGCAGGGCCAGGGTCGTCGTCGCGGCGGCAAGGGCCAGCAGGACCACGGCAACGGAGGCGGCGGCAACGGCAACGGCGGCAACGGCGGTGGTCGCGGCAACGGCGGCGGCCAGGCGCAGCAGCAGCAGCAGCGCACCCCCGCGGCGAGCACGCACAGCATCACGGACGACGCGCGCTCCGCGCTCGCCAAGATCGCCACGAGCACCATCCAGACGGTGAACGACGCCATCGACCGGGTCGAGGACGTCGTGCGCGCGCCGGACGAGCCCCAGGCCGTCGAGCGCCCCGCGACGGAGGCCCCCGTCGAGGAGCAGCCGCGCGGCGACCGTCCGCGTCGCAGCCGCGGAGGCCGCGGACGCGCGTCGTCCGCGACCGCCACCCCGTCCGCGACGGAGGCGCCCCAGCAGCCGAAGGCGCCCGCCGCCGAGGAGCCCGCCGCCCCCGCGGAGGACCCGACGCCCGTGGACGCGCCCGTCGAGGAGCCCGCGCTCTCGACGCTCGAGCCGCGCGAGGCCATCCGCCTCGAGCCCGTGCAGATCCTCGACATCCCGGTGGCGAGCACGCGCACGGCGCCGCGCCGCGTCAGCTCGGCCGACGCGGAGCAGCTCCTCGGCTCCGTGCTCGACGCCCTGCCGCAGCCCAAGGAGCCGGGCCAGGGCCGCTCGCGCAGCCGTCGCGTGTCCACCGCGACGCTGACGACCCCGTCGCCCGCCGCCGACGGCGACGACGACGCGAGCTGATGCCGCGGCCGTCCCCGCGGCGGTCGCACGACGAGAGGGCCCGGAGCGCATGCTCCGGGCCCTCTCGTCGTGCCACCCGCGGTGTCAGGCGGTCGGCCGGCGCCGCTCCCGCTGCGTGACCCGCAGGCCGCTCGCCTGCAGCCGCCGCACGAGGTCGCGGTTCGACACCGGCACGGCGCCCCGCGCGACGAGGTCGTCGTACCGCGCCTCGGGCACGTCGTAGTGGTCGCGGTCGAAGCTCCGCTCGGGGAGCCCGGCGGCGCGGGCGAAGGCATGCAGCTCCTGGAGCGAGGAGTCGCTCACGAGGTGCGCCCACAGCGTCCCGTGCGCGGGCCAGGCGGGTCGGTCGAGGAGCACGCTCATCCTGCGAGCATAGGCACGCCGCCGGGCACGACGGGTGGCGCACCGCCGCGACGCGCCCGGCGCGGATGCCGGCGCGGGCGACCTGCTCCCGTATGATCGTCCGAGGACGCCGGGGGTCCGGAGTTTGACCCCTGTCCGGCGTTCCGGTAACGTGAGTCGCTGGCATGCGTCGATCCTCGAGATCGGGCGCCTGCAGCAGACTTCCTCCAATGAATCGGGCCACGAGGCGTCATGTCCTCAGTGAGTCAAGCCCGCGAGAGAAAACAGGTACGGAAAAGTGGTTTACGCAGTTGTGCGCGCCGGCGGTCGGCAGGAGAAGGTGGAGGTCGGGACCATCGTCACGATGGACCGGGTCAAGAACCAGCAGAGCGGCAAGGTCGTGCTCCCCGCGGTCCTGCTCGTCGACGGCGACACCATCACCACGGACGCCGCGAAGCTCGCCGACGTCACCGTCAGCGCCCAGATCCTGAACGACCTCCGCGGTCCCAAGATCGTCATCCAGAAGTTCAAGAACAAGACCGGGTACAAGAAGCGCCAGGGGCACCGCCAGGACCTCACGCGCGTCCAGGTCACCGAGATCAACTAGCACCGAGACCGCAGGGAGATACAGATGGCACACAAGAAGGGCGCGAGCTCTACCCGCAACGGCCGTGACTCGAACGCCCAGCGCCTCGGCGTGAAGCGCTTCGGCGGCCAGGTCGTCGGCGCCGGCGAGATCATCGTCCGCCAGCGCGGCACGCACTTCCACCCCGGCGTGAACGTCGGCCGTGGCGGCGACGACACGCTGTTCGCCCTCTCGGCCGGTTCGGTCGAGTTCGGCGTCAAGGGCGGCCGCAAGGTCGTCAACATCGTCGTCCCGGCCTAGCGCAGGCCGACAGCACGGACCCTGCAGCGGCTCGGCCGCGCAGCACAGCAAGGGCGGGCCTCGGCCCGCCCTTGTTCGCGTTCCGCAGGGGACACCTCTAGAAGAAACGAGCGACAGCCATGGCGACATTCGTCGACACCGTGACCCTCCACCTCCGGGCGGGACACGGCGGCAACGGCTGCGTCTCGGTGCGCCGCGAGAAGTTCAAGCCCCTCGCCGGCCCCGACGGCGGCAACGGCGGCAACGGCGGCGACATCGTGCTCGTCGCCGACCCCCAGGTCACGACCCTCCTCGCCTACCACCGCGGGCCCCACCGCTCGTCGCAGAACGGCGGCCCCGGCATGGGCGACCACCGCCACGGCACGCTCGGCGAGACGCTCGAGCTGCCCGTGCCGGTCGGCACCGTCGTCAAGGACGCCGACGGCGAGGAGCTCGCGGACATGGCGACCCCCGGCATGCGCTACGTCGTCGCGGAGGCCGGCCAGGGCGGCCTCGGCAACGCGTCGCTCGCCACCACCAAGCGCAAGGCGCCCGGCTTCGCGCTCCTCGGCACCAAGGGCCAGGAGGGCGACGTCGTCCTCGAGCTCAAGGTCGTCGCCGACGTCGCGCTCGTGGGCTACCCGTCGGCCGGCAAGTCGAGCCTCGTCGCGGCCATCTCCGCGGCCAAGCCGAAGATCGCCGACTACCCCTTCACCACGCTGCACCCGAACCTCGGCGTCGTCGAGGTCGCGGACTCCCGCTACACCGTCGCGGACGTGCCGGGCCTCATCGAGGGCGCGAGCGAGGGCAAGGGCCTCGGCCTCGAGTTCCTCCGCCACGTCGAGCGCTGCTCGGCGCTCCTGCACGTCCTCGACTGCGCCACGCTCGACCCGGGCCGCGACCCCATCTCGGACCTCGACATCATCCTCGCCGAGCTCGCCGCCTACCCGGTGCCCGCCGGCCAGGTGCCGCTGCTGGAGCGCCCGCAGCTCATCGCGCTGAACAAGATCGACGTGCCCGAGGCGAAGGAGCTCGCCGAGCTCGTGCGCCCGGAGCTCGAGGCGCGCGGCTACCGCGTGTTCGACATCTCCACGGTGAGCCACGAGGGCCTGCGCCAGCTGTCCTTCGCCCTCGCCGAGCTCGTGGAGGACGCCCGCAGGAAGGCGGCCGAGGAGCCCGAGGCGCCGCGCATCGTGCTGCGACCGCGTGCCGTCAACGAGAAGCCCTTCACCATCCGCGTGGACGGCGGCAGCTACGGCGACGTCTACCGCGTGCTCGGCACCAAGCCGGAGCGCTGGGTGCAGCAGACCGACTTCACCAACGACGAGGCCGTCGGCTACCTGGCCGATCGGCTCGCGAAGCTGGGCGTCGAGGACGGGCTGTTCAAGGCCGGGGCGGTCGCCGGATCCAGCGTCGTGATCGGCGAGGGCAACGGCGTCGTCTTCGACTGGGAGCCCACGCTCACGTCCACCGCGGAGCTCATCACGAGCCCCCGCGGCGCGGACGCGCGCGTCGACCCCCTCAACCGCCGCACCAACCAGGCCCGCCGCGAGGACTACTTCGCGCGCATGGACGCCAAGGCGGAGGCCCGGGCCGAGCTCGTGCGCGAGGGCGAGGCCGGGCTCTGGGCCGACGAGGACGGGACGGACGAGGGCGGCTCCGCGGACGAGAAGGCCTGACGCGTGGGCACGACCACGCGCGCGGGCATCGCGTCCGCCCGCCGCATCGTCGTGAAGGTCGGATCGTCGTCCATCAGCGGGCCGAACGCCGGCCAGATCGCGCCCCTCGTGGACGCGATCGCCGGCGTGCACGCCCGGGGCGCCGAGGTGGTGCTGGTCTCGTCCGGCGCCATCGCGACGGGGATGCCGTTCCTCCGCCTCGACGACCGCCCGGCGGACCTCGCCACGCAGCAGGCGGCGGCGGCGGTCGGCCAGAGCGTGCTCGTCTTCCGCTACCAGGAGAGCCTCGACCGCTACGGCATCGTCGCGGGCCAGGTGCTCCTCACGGCCGGCGACCTCGCCGCGCCCGACCACCGCGAGAACGCGCAGCGCGCCATGGAGCGCCTGCTGGGGCTGCGGCTCCTGCCGATCGTCAACGAGAACGACACCGTGGCGACCCACGAGATCCGCTTCGGCGACAACGACCGGCTCGCGGCGCTCGTCGCGCGGCTCGTCGACGCCGACCTGCTGCTGCTCCTGTCGGACGTGGACGCGCTCTACACGCGGCCACCGCAGGAGCCCGGCGCCCGGCGCATCGAGCACGTCGACTTCGGCGACGAGCTCGAGGGCGTCGAGATCGGCAGCACGGGCACCGGCGTCGGCACCGGGGGAGCGGTCACCAAGGTCGCGGCCGCGCGCCTGGCGGCGGAGGCCGGCACGGGCGTGCTGCTCACGTCGACGGCGCAGGTCGCCGACGCGCTCTCCGGCGCGCACGTCGGCACCTGGTTCGCGCCCCGCGCCTGACGCGCGCGCCTCCGGGCGTCACCAAGCGGCGCGGTGCGACCGCCGCTGGCTAGGCTTCCTGCCATGCCCACGCTCGCCTCCGGCGCCCCCGACGTCGTGCCCGTCCCCGCCCCCGAACCCAGGGAGGACGCCCTCCCGGACCCTGCGCTCGAAAGGATCCTGCACAGCGCGCGCGCGGCGTCCACCGACCTCGCGGCGCGCACCTCGGGGGAGCGCGACGCGGCGCTCGAGGCCATCGCCGCCGCCCTCCTCGCCGCGACCGACCGCGTCGTGGCGGCCAACGCCGAGGACCTCGCCGCGGGGCGCGCGTCGGGCCTCGCCGCCGGGCTGCTCGACCGGCTCGCCCTCGACGCGCGTCGCGTCGGCGCGCTCGCGGACGCGGTCGCCGGGATCCGCCGCCTCGACGACCCGCTCGGCCACGTCGTCCGCGGCCGCACCCTCCCGAACGGCCTCCTGCTGTCGCAGGTGCGCGTGCCCTTCGGCGTCGTCGGCGCCATCTACGAGGCCCGGCCCAACGTCACGGTCGACATCGCGGCCCTCGCCCTCCGCAGCGGCAACGCGGTCGTGCTGCGCGGCGGATCCGCCGCCCTCCGCACCAACGCCGTGCTGGTGGACGTGATGCGCGGCGCCCTCGCGGCCGCGGGCCTCCCCGCCGACGCCGTGCAGACGGTCGACGCGCACGGCCGCGCGGGAGCCGCCCGCCTCATGCGCGCACGCGGCCTCGTCGACGTGCTCGTGCCCCGGGGATCCGCCGACCTCATCCGCACCGTGGTCGAGGAGTCGACCGTGCCCGTCATCGAGACGGGCGCCGGCGTCGTGCACGTGTACCTCGACGCCAGCGCCGACGAGCGCATGGCCGTCGACATCGCGGTCGACGCGAAGGTGAGCCGCCCGAGCGTCTGCAACGCCATGGAGACGCTGCTCGTGCACCGGGACGCGGCGCCGCGGATCCTGCCCGCCGTCCTCGACGCGCTCCGCGACCGGGGGGTGACCGTGCACGGCGACGACGCCGTCCGCGCCCTCTGGCCCGATGCCGTGCCCGCCACCGACGAGGACTGGGCCGCCGAGTACCTCTCCCTCGACGTCGCCGTGCGCGTCGTCGACGCCGTCGAGGACGCCGTGGCGCACATCGCCCGCTGGTCGACGCACCACACCGAGTCGATCGTCACGTCCGACCTCGCCGTGGCGGAGCGCTTCCTCGCGGCCGTCGACTCCGCCGTGGTCATGGTCAACGCGTCCACGCGCTTCACCGACGGATCCGAGTTCGGCTTCGGCGCGGAGGTCGGCATCTCCACGCAGAAGCTGCACGCACGCGGGCCGATGGGGCTGCAGGAGCTCACGAGCACCAAGTGGATCGTCCGGGGGAGCGGGCAGGTGCGCGGCTGACCCGCGGTCGGACGCCGTCGCGAGCGCGCGGCGGCGCGCCCGCGCGCACGTGCACCCCGCCCAGGGGGCCGCCGATAGGATGGCAGGCGCCGCCTCCGCGCCACGGGGCGTGCCACGAACGGAGACCACATGCACGCCCTGACCACCACCCTCCTCGCCGAGACCGAGCACGCCATGGAGCTCGCCGCTCCGCTCTGGGTCTTCCCGGCGGTCGCGGCCGTCGCGTTCGTCGCCCTCGGCGTCGTCATGTTCAGCTTCCGCGACGTGAGCAACCGCCACTCGGACAAGTGGGGCAAGCCCCCCGTCGCCGAGCAGGGCCACGGCACCGCCGACTCGACGCACTGAGCGCGAGCGCCTTCCACATGACGACACCCGCGACCCCGCGCCTCCGCATCGGGGTCATGGGCGGCACGTTCGACCCCATCCACAACGGCCACCTGGTCGCCGCGAGCGAGGTGCAGCAGCACCTGCAGCTCGACGAGGTGATCTTCGTCCCCACCGGGCAGCCGTGGCAGAAGCAGACGGTCACGGACGGCGAGCACCGGTACCTGATGACCGTCATCGCGACGGCCGCCAACCCGCGCTTCACCGTGAGCCGCGTCGACATCGACCGCGCCGGCACCACGTACACGATCGACACGCTTCGCGACATCCGGCGCTCGCACCCGGACGCGGAGCTGTTCTTCATCACCGGCGCGGACGCGATCCAGCAGATCCTCGGCTGGAAGGACGTCGCCGAGCTGTGGGACCTGGCGCACTTCGTCGCCGTCACGCGGCCCGGTCACGACCTCACCGAGAGCGGCCTCCCGCACGCCGACGTAAGATTGCTGGAGGTCCCGGCGCTGGCGATCTCCTCGACCGACTGCCGGAGCCGAGTCGGACGCGGCTTCCCCGTGTGGTACCTCGTCCCCGACGGAGTCGTCCAGTACATCTCCAAGCACCACCTGTATCGGAGCCCGCTATGACCCCCTCCCACGATGCGCCCGACACCGGGCCGACCTCGTTCGACGACGGTCCCGCTCCCGCGACCCTCGGGCTGAGCCGCCGCGAGATGCGCGCCGCCGAGCGCGCCCGGGCCCTGGCCCTCGGGATCGACGAGGCCGACGACGCCCCGGCGGGGGAGCAGTCCGCCGGTCCCGACGAGGTCGCCTCGGCTCCGGCCGACGACGCCCCCGGTCATGGCGCCGACACCGGCGCGCAGCCCGCCGACTCGGCCGGCGAGGACGCCGCGCTTCCGGCCGAGGAGCCCGCTCCCGCCGCCGCGCCGATCACCGCGCCCGGCGTCGGACCCGACACCTCCGCGATCCTCCTGTCCGGCGGCGTCCTCACGCGCCGCCAGCTCCGCGCGATCCGGGAGGCCGAGGAGGCCGCCCGCGAGCAGCGCGGCTCCGAGCACGGCGAGCCGGCGGACGAGGCCGGCGCCGCCGCTCCTGCACCCGCGGAGCCCGCGCCCGTGGAGCCCGCCGACACGCCGGCCTCCGACGCGGTCGCGCCCGTCGACGACGCACCTGCGGCGTCCGCCTCTGGGCCGTCCGTACCGCCGTACGCGCGCTACGGCCGCGGCTCCCGCGCGACCCCGCGCCCGCGGGCCCCGTACGGCAGCGCCTACCGCCGATCCGCCGCCGCGGACCCCGCCGGCCCGGTCGCGCCGGAGGACAGCGGCCCCGTCTCCGAGGAGACGGCGACGCCGCTCATCGCGGCCCAGGACGGTGCCGTAGAGGACGCCGCCGTCGCCGACGCGTCCGCCGAGCAGGAGCCCCGTGACGTCGCCAGCGGCCCCGCCGCCGACGCCCTCGCGGACCGCTCCGCCGAGACCCCGTCCGCCTGGCCGTTCGCCCCGATCGTCCCGTCGGGCGACCCGGCCGACCGCGACGTCGATGCGTCCGGCGAGCAGCCGACCGTGCCGCCGCTGGCGTCGCACGTGCCGAGCCGCGACGAGGACCCGCGCCCCGCGCCCCTGCTGGAGCCCGTGCCGTGGGTCACCGGATCCGCCGAGCCCGTCATCGAGCCCGCGTTCGGCACCCGCGCCTCCGCCGTCGCCGAGGACCTCGAGGGCGCGGACGCCACCGACCGCGTCGCGCCGGAGGACCGCGTCGTCGTCGACGCCCCCGGCGTCACGACCGAGACCGGCGACATCCGCGCGCCGTTCACCCCGCCGACCGGCCACTGGTCGGTGCAGGACCAGGTGGACGAGGACCAGCCGCACACCGGCAACCACTTCATCCTCCCCACCGTGCCCCACGCCAACGACATGCAGCAGGCGCTGAACAGCACGGGCGAGATCATCATCACCGGCTCCATCGACCTGCCCCGGAGCCTCGGCTCGATGGGCACGCACCCCGACCGGTTCGACACGGCCGACATGGACCGGATCCTCGAGCAGGGCGACGACCACGATCACGCCCACGCGGGATCCGACTCGGAGCCCGTGCGCGCCAGCCGCGCCGTCAGCACCCACACCTCGACGCGCGCCGTCGTGCAGCCGCCGCCCCGCAAGCGCTTCACCGCGCCCGTGGTGGCGGCCGTCACGGCCGGGGGAGTCGCCGTCATCGGCGCGGGCCTCGTCATCGTCGCGTTCATGACGAATGTATTCTGATCGTCTGATCCACCACCCCACCCGTCCCGGAAGGACTCTGTGACCGCTTCTCCCCGCGCCCTCGACCTGCTCAAGGTCGCCGCCCTCGCTGCCGACTCCAAGCAGGCCATCGACCTGGTCGCGCTCGACGTCTCCGGGCCCCTGCCCCTCACCGACGTCTTCCTCATCGCCTCGGCCCGCAACGAGCGGAACGCGCAGGCGGTCGCCGACGAGATCGAGGACAAGATGATCGAGGCCGGCGCCAAGCCGCTGCGCCGCGAGGGGAAGAGCGAGGGCCGCTGGATCCTCCTCGACTTCGGCGACGTCGTCGCCCACGTCTTCACCGAGGAGGACCGCATGTACTACTCGCTGGAGCGCCTCTGGAAGGACTGCCCCGTCGTCGCCCTCGAGATCGAGCCGACGGCCTCCGCATCCTGATCCGCACCCGTCCCGCCCGCGAGGAGATCCCCGCATGAAGTGCCCCAACGACTCGGCCACCCTCGTGATGAGCGAGCGCGCCGGGGTGGAGATCGACTACTGCCCCGACTGCCGCGGCGTCTGGCTCGACCGCGGGGAGCTCGACAAGATCCTCGACCGCGCGGAGCAGGAGACGCGGTCCGCCCCGGCGTCCGCGTCGCCCGCGGCTCCTGCCGCGCCGCTCGGCGGGTACCCGGATCCGGGTCGCGACGACCGGCGCCGCGATGACGACCGCCGGCACGATGACGACCGCCGGCGCGATGACGACCGGGATCGTCCGTACGGACGCGACGACCGCGGCTTCGGCGGCGGGTACGTGGCGCCAGGGGGTCACCCGCAGGGCGGCGCATACGGCGGGAAGCGCCGCAAGAAGGAGAGCTGGCTCAGCGAGCTCTTCGACTGAGCGCGCCTCCGTGCGGATCGACCGGGGCGGAGGATGCCCTGGTCATGAGGCGGTCGGAATGTGTAGTAATGTAGACGAGTCGCTTCCGCAGGGAAGCGGAGAACGGGTCTGTGGCGCAGTTGGTAGCGCACCTGCATGGCATGCAGGGGGTCAGGGGTTCGAATCCCCTCAGATCCACCGCACGAGCCCCGCACCTCATCGAGGTGCGGGGCTCTTCGCATGTCACGCGCCGATGCCTCACGCGTCAGCGCGGCTGCGCGGGGTTCGTCGGGTCGCCCTGCGACGGCGGGTTGATCGGCGGCCCGCTCGTCGCCGGCGTCACCTGCTCCCGGTGGCCGCCCTGCGCCACCTCGGGCATCACGGCGGGGATCGCGCCCGTGGGCTCTGCGCCTTCGCGCAGCGCCTCCAGCCGCCGCTCCAGCACCTGCATCACGGGCAGGCGGTCGCCGTGCGCGCGCTCGTAGGCGACCAGCAGCAGCACCTGGCGCTCGTCGAGCGGGTGCAGGCGCTGGGGGAGCGTCCCCAGCGGGATGTGGTCGAACTCGGGCAGCGGCAGGTCCTCGTGTCGGGGTGCGTCGGTCATCGTCCCTCCTCCTGTGTCGTGGTGCGGGTGTTCGGTGCGCGGCGGGCCGCGGCGACGGGGGTCATGCGACGGCCCCGGTGCCCGGGATCGCGGGTCCCTCGGGCCAGCGCAGCAGGGCGGCCGCGGAGCCGCCGCCGGGCAGCCCGATCGCGTCCTCGCCGTCCGGCGCGCTCGTCGAGTCGGTGAGGACGACGCGTGCGTCGGTGAGCAGGGCGGCCCGGGTGAGCGCGACGTGCGCCGGCACCCGCCCGAGGATCTCCGCGCCGAGCGCGTCCTCCGGGGCGGTCGCGATCCACGGTGCGGCGGAGAGCGCGAGGAGCCGCTCGTCCCGGAGGGCGTCGGCGTCGAGCACCAGCGTGTCGACCTGCGCGCTCGCGAGCGCCCGGACGACGGCGCCGACGCGCGTCTCGGCCCATCCGTCCCCGCGTCCGTCGTGCTCGGCCACGCGGTCGAGCACGTCGCGCTCGCCCTCCGCGAGGATCCGCTGCAGCTCCGTCCGGATCCGCTCCTCCAGCGCCGTGGGGTCCGCGCCGTCCGCGCGCGTGTTCGTGGGTTCGACGGCGAGGATCGCCCGCGACTCCGGTCCCAGCTCGCCCTCGAGGAGCTGGCGCGCGCGGATGTCGCCCGCGACCACCAGGAGCCGGGGCCGGTGGCGGCGCACGACGTCGTCGATCCGCTCCGCGAGCTCGCCCTGCGTCTGCCGCCAGATCTCCTCGGCGTGGTGCTGCAGGCGGTCCTGCCGCCAGCCGCCCGTCTTCACGGGGTGCAGCGTGTCGGTGCGCCCCTCGACCGCGCGCTCGGCGACCAGCTCGTCCGGGCCGGCGCGCAGGACCCGGACCTCACCGCCGTCGCGGCTCGTCTCCACGACGACGTAGACGATGCGCTCGGGCTCCCGCTCGAGGAGCGGCACGAGGTCGGGGACGGGCACGACGCCCGCCTCCTCGGGCTCGGTCGGGATGCCCGGGATCGACTCGTCGACGACCAGCTCGCCGGCCTCGACGAGGATCACCCGCGTGCGCGGGCCGCCGGGCGCCGGCTCGTGGGCGAGCGCCGAGGAGACCTGGGCCAGGTCCTCCTCGGACGCGCCGTCCCGAGCGAGCCGGTCGATGACGCTCTTCCGCCGGGTCTCGAGCACCTGGGGCGGGTCGGCCGTGTCCACGGAGTCGTCGAGGTGCACCTGGACCCAGGGGCCGGGGCGCCGCAGCAGCTCCGCCCAGGAGGGCCGGTCGGGAGTGGGGTCGGTCATGGGTCGCCTCCGTCTCGTCGCGATGGTGCGTCCACCCGACGCCTCCGGGTGCGGGCGCGCCTAGGGCCTTGACAGGAGCGGTCCGGGGTCTCCGCTCCCCGATCGGGGGGCTGTCCTCCACTTGGAGGACGCGGGTACCGTGGCACAGGTCATCGACCCCTGGAGCTCCACAATGTCGCACGCCACCCTGCACCGGACGCACGCCACCGACCCGCACCGCACGTCGGTGGTCGGGTCCGCGGTGCTGGGCTTCCTGGCCGCGTTCGTGGTGGGCGCGGCGGTCATCGTGACCCTCCTCGTCACCTCGTTCGCGCAGGGCACCGAGGGCTACGCGGGCCTCGACGTCCCCGGCGTCGTCAGCACGCGGATCGACCACGGCAGCGTCGTCACGCAGATCGGCCCGGGCGGGTTCCTCTTCCCGCTGGCCGCCGGTCTGCTCGTCGGGCTCATCGTGGCCGTCGTCGTGTACGCCCGCCAGCGCGGCGCCGAGGACTGACCGGCGCGACCCCGGCCCAGCCCGCGCGTAGGGTCGAGGCGATGCACCGTCCCTCGGATCCCCGTCCCCGGGCGTCCGCACGTCCGATGCTCCGGATCCGCGGCGCCGCCGTCCTCGCCGTCGCCGCGGCGATCGCCCTGCTGGCGAGCGGCTGCAGCGCACCCGCCCCCCTCGACCCTCCCGCGCCGTCGGCGCCCCTGCGCGTCGTGTCCCTCGGCGACTCCTACTCCACGGGCACGGGTCCCGCGACCCCGCTGCCGGGCGACCCGGGCGTGTGCGGGCGGACCGTCGCCGCGTCGATCCGCGTCGCGGCGGAGGCGACGGGGGCCGAGCTCGTCGACGCCGCGTGCGACGGCGCGACGACCGCCGAGCTCACGGCTCCGCGGGAGCGCGGAGGGCGGACCGTCCCCGCGCAGCTCGACGCGCTGGAGGACGGCGCCGACGTCGTCCTCGTGCGCCTCGGCGGCAACGACCTCGGCTTCCCGGCGCTCGTCGGCGGCTGCCTGGCGCAGGATCCCGCGGGCCCCGTGGCGGCCGGTCCCGCGACGTGCGTCGACGCGCTCGCCCCCGCGGGCGGCGTCGACGCCGTGCGGGCCCGCATCGACGGCGAGGTGAGCGCCCGCCTGGCCGAGGCCTTCGCGAGGATCCGCGCGGCCGCGCCCGACGCGCGCGTCGTCGCCCTCGGCTACCTCACCGTCCTCGCCGGCGCGGACGCCCTCCCCGCCGACGGCTGCTTCCGGGCGACCGCGACGTCCGACGTGAACGGGCGCGTGCTGCTCACCGACCGCGACGCCGTCTGGCTCGCGGGCGTCCAGACCGCGCTCGACGCGGCGATCGCGCGGGCCGCGGCCGAGGCGGGTGCCCGCTTCGTCGACCAGGAGGCGCCGACGGCCGAGCACGGCGCCTGCGCGGGCGACGCGGGGGATCCGTACGTCGCCGGGGTGGGCGGCAGCGCGGGCTCCGTGCCCCTGCACCCGAACGCGGCCGGACTCGCCTGGGAGGCGGACGCCATCGCCGCCGTGCTCCGCGAGGAGGCTG
This is a stretch of genomic DNA from Clavibacter zhangzhiyongii. It encodes these proteins:
- the obgE gene encoding GTPase ObgE — its product is MATFVDTVTLHLRAGHGGNGCVSVRREKFKPLAGPDGGNGGNGGDIVLVADPQVTTLLAYHRGPHRSSQNGGPGMGDHRHGTLGETLELPVPVGTVVKDADGEELADMATPGMRYVVAEAGQGGLGNASLATTKRKAPGFALLGTKGQEGDVVLELKVVADVALVGYPSAGKSSLVAAISAAKPKIADYPFTTLHPNLGVVEVADSRYTVADVPGLIEGASEGKGLGLEFLRHVERCSALLHVLDCATLDPGRDPISDLDIILAELAAYPVPAGQVPLLERPQLIALNKIDVPEAKELAELVRPELEARGYRVFDISTVSHEGLRQLSFALAELVEDARRKAAEEPEAPRIVLRPRAVNEKPFTIRVDGGSYGDVYRVLGTKPERWVQQTDFTNDEAVGYLADRLAKLGVEDGLFKAGAVAGSSVVIGEGNGVVFDWEPTLTSTAELITSPRGADARVDPLNRRTNQARREDYFARMDAKAEARAELVREGEAGLWADEDGTDEGGSADEKA
- the rplU gene encoding 50S ribosomal protein L21, whose amino-acid sequence is MVYAVVRAGGRQEKVEVGTIVTMDRVKNQQSGKVVLPAVLLVDGDTITTDAAKLADVTVSAQILNDLRGPKIVIQKFKNKTGYKKRQGHRQDLTRVQVTEIN
- the proB gene encoding glutamate 5-kinase: MGTTTRAGIASARRIVVKVGSSSISGPNAGQIAPLVDAIAGVHARGAEVVLVSSGAIATGMPFLRLDDRPADLATQQAAAAVGQSVLVFRYQESLDRYGIVAGQVLLTAGDLAAPDHRENAQRAMERLLGLRLLPIVNENDTVATHEIRFGDNDRLAALVARLVDADLLLLLSDVDALYTRPPQEPGARRIEHVDFGDELEGVEIGSTGTGVGTGGAVTKVAAARLAAEAGTGVLLTSTAQVADALSGAHVGTWFAPRA
- a CDS encoding Rne/Rng family ribonuclease, translated to MVERDENTGRRRPRLFERLTGRRAEPTAAPETDGTPVLPASATPEASGTAAASEAKGLTLNENDDTQSTPEQPETPVARRSRRAGTAASAPAGASPDDASVDASADAPAASGSDAEAPVADAEAAAPAARAPRKRAPRKSAVAPAEEAPAAADASADDAATEDGVLPTASAEQPAAEPEAAAPVAPARSLPSLSVFFQAPDIAPLPPRRERDDRRDDRRQDEDDDLDRDDRPSRSSRRGGRGQDRSTGRDGRERDRDDDRDDEDDAPSVRRRARRRSGEEGRDGDDAPGTVVKVRTPREPELITEPQRIKGSTRLEAKKQRRRDGRDAGRRRPVLTESEYLARRESVDRSMIVRSRDGKIQIGVLEDQVLVEHYVARADEASLIGNVYLGRVQNVLPSMEAAFIDIGRGRNAVLYSGEVDWEAANADKGGGSHARRIEVALKPGDRVLVQVTKDPIGHKGARLTSQVSLPGRYLVYVPNGSMNGISRKLPDTERARLKKTLKEVLPENVGVIVRTAAEGATEEQLKLDVERLTSQWAEISRQVEKAQAPALLHSEPDLLLKIIRDVFNEDFRELVIDGGDAQEIIEGYLRGVAPDLIDRVQAYTGEKDSFDHYRVSEQIEKALDRKVWLPSGGSLVIDRTEAMTVVDVNTGKFVGSGGNLEETVTKNNLEAAEEIVRQMRLRDIGGIIVVDFIDMVLETNRDLVLRRLVECLSRDRTKHQVAEVTSLGLVQMTRKKLGLGLLESFSENCETCAGRGIIIHHDPLMAHKQTPQEPVQGQGRRRGGKGQQDHGNGGGGNGNGGNGGGRGNGGGQAQQQQQRTPAASTHSITDDARSALAKIATSTIQTVNDAIDRVEDVVRAPDEPQAVERPATEAPVEEQPRGDRPRRSRGGRGRASSATATPSATEAPQQPKAPAAEEPAAPAEDPTPVDAPVEEPALSTLEPREAIRLEPVQILDIPVASTRTAPRRVSSADAEQLLGSVLDALPQPKEPGQGRSRSRRVSTATLTTPSPAADGDDDAS
- the rpmA gene encoding 50S ribosomal protein L27 — protein: MAHKKGASSTRNGRDSNAQRLGVKRFGGQVVGAGEIIVRQRGTHFHPGVNVGRGGDDTLFALSAGSVEFGVKGGRKVVNIVVPA
- a CDS encoding DUF4031 domain-containing protein; its protein translation is MSVLLDRPAWPAHGTLWAHLVSDSSLQELHAFARAAGLPERSFDRDHYDVPEARYDDLVARGAVPVSNRDLVRRLQASGLRVTQRERRRPTA